From Micromonospora rhizosphaerae, the proteins below share one genomic window:
- a CDS encoding flavoprotein, with translation MCGAPLASRAADIAAALVADTWDTTVVGTPASAPWLDVDAVVSVTNRPVRFDYREPSTPKTGPDPEAIVVCPATFNTINKAAAGASDTYALGVLCSALGTRLPTLVVPMINNKLWGHPA, from the coding sequence GTGTGCGGAGCACCGCTCGCTTCGCGGGCCGCCGACATCGCGGCCGCGTTGGTAGCCGACACCTGGGACACAACCGTCGTGGGAACCCCCGCATCCGCGCCCTGGCTGGACGTTGACGCTGTCGTGTCCGTGACCAATCGGCCGGTCCGGTTCGACTACAGGGAACCGTCTACCCCAAAGACCGGACCGGATCCAGAGGCGATCGTGGTGTGTCCCGCAACGTTCAACACGATCAACAAGGCTGCTGCTGGGGCCTCCGACACATACGCACTCGGCGTCCTCTGTTCAGCGCTCGGCACCCGTCTTCCAACGCTCGTCGTGCCGATGATCAACAACAAGCTCTGGGGCCATCCCGCTTGA
- a CDS encoding low temperature requirement protein A, whose protein sequence is MTGGAAGLLRRPEDPRATYLELFFDLVFVFGLARLSQGLLEHLNWSDALQTLVLLLAGWAVYTYTAGLTDRLDPQQPLIQLLVIGTMFGTLLMTAAAPQAFGEHGLFFAGLYVAIQIGRSAGAVLVLRGHEARVAFVRPLFWSCVSAVPWIAGAVTHDTARGVLWALAVAIEHTAIAFGLPTPRLRHVFARAEELAISAPHVAERHRQLFIIALGELILVTGFTFSRGRYEPDRIAAVVVAFATTALLWQIYIQRAGSLLAEAIAAARDPVRVVIPSIYAHLVMVAGIVPISIGDELVIGHPLGHTPPAWVTVILGGPALFLAGRAAFEYTVFGRVSRSRPIGVLVLAAISPAAFFLPPLVVALAAALVLAGIAISDAARARGRPPEPPSPPG, encoded by the coding sequence ATGACGGGCGGAGCAGCCGGGCTCCTGCGACGACCCGAGGACCCACGAGCGACGTACCTGGAACTCTTCTTCGACCTGGTGTTCGTCTTCGGGCTCGCGCGGCTCTCGCAGGGGCTGCTGGAGCATCTGAACTGGAGCGACGCGCTCCAGACGCTGGTGTTGCTGCTCGCCGGGTGGGCGGTTTACACCTATACGGCGGGGCTCACGGACAGGTTGGACCCGCAGCAGCCGCTGATACAGCTGCTGGTGATCGGGACCATGTTCGGCACTCTGCTGATGACCGCCGCAGCGCCGCAGGCGTTCGGCGAGCATGGCCTGTTCTTCGCAGGCTTGTACGTTGCCATCCAGATCGGTCGCAGCGCCGGCGCCGTGCTCGTGCTGCGGGGCCACGAGGCGCGGGTGGCCTTCGTGCGGCCACTCTTCTGGTCCTGCGTGTCCGCGGTGCCGTGGATCGCCGGCGCTGTCACGCACGACACGGCGCGCGGCGTGCTGTGGGCGCTGGCGGTAGCCATTGAGCACACGGCAATCGCATTCGGCTTGCCCACACCGCGGCTGCGTCACGTGTTCGCGAGGGCGGAAGAGCTCGCGATCTCCGCCCCACATGTGGCCGAACGCCACCGGCAGCTCTTCATCATCGCGCTCGGCGAGCTCATTCTAGTCACCGGTTTCACCTTCAGCCGCGGCCGGTACGAGCCCGACCGGATCGCCGCGGTCGTCGTCGCGTTCGCCACCACGGCGCTGCTATGGCAGATCTACATCCAACGCGCCGGGTCCCTGCTCGCGGAGGCCATCGCCGCCGCCCGCGACCCGGTCCGCGTGGTCATCCCGTCGATATACGCCCACCTGGTCATGGTCGCCGGCATCGTCCCGATCTCCATCGGCGACGAACTTGTCATCGGCCACCCGCTCGGACACACACCACCGGCCTGGGTCACCGTCATCCTCGGCGGACCCGCGCTGTTCCTCGCCGGACGGGCCGCCTTCGAGTACACGGTGTTCGGCCGGGTCTCCCGCTCCCGGCCGATCGGGGTGCTCGTCCTCGCCGCCATATCGCCGGCGGCGTTCTTCCTGCCGCCGCTGGTGGTCGCCCTGGCAGCTGCCCTCGTTCTGGCCGGAATCGCCATATCCGACGCGGCCCGCGCCCGAGGACGCCCACCCGAGCCCCCCTCACCACCCGGCTAG
- a CDS encoding HAD family hydrolase, with the protein MIDAIFFDIGGTILDESREFETWADWFGVPRHTFSAVFGAAIARGLDWQEPFRVFRPGFDLAAELERRAAAGKPESFGEEDLYPDARSCLTSLKDQGLFVGLAGNQPAHAEAILRALDLSVDVIGTSDGWGVAKPSPAFFEHVIREGGGDASSILYVGDRPDNDVRPAKEAGMKTCLIRRGPWGYILDMPAVSEQCLFRIDSLDELPSLVEKHNAESG; encoded by the coding sequence GTGATCGATGCGATCTTTTTTGATATCGGCGGGACGATTCTCGACGAGTCCCGCGAGTTCGAGACCTGGGCGGACTGGTTCGGGGTTCCACGGCATACGTTTTCGGCGGTCTTCGGTGCGGCGATCGCCCGGGGTCTGGACTGGCAGGAACCGTTCCGGGTCTTCCGGCCCGGTTTCGATCTCGCGGCCGAGCTCGAACGCCGAGCAGCCGCTGGCAAACCGGAGTCGTTCGGCGAAGAGGATCTCTACCCCGACGCGCGATCGTGCCTGACCTCCTTGAAGGATCAGGGCCTGTTTGTGGGCTTGGCTGGCAACCAGCCAGCTCATGCTGAGGCGATCCTTCGTGCTCTCGACCTGTCCGTGGATGTGATCGGCACGTCGGACGGTTGGGGCGTGGCGAAGCCGTCACCGGCCTTTTTCGAGCACGTCATTCGTGAAGGCGGTGGCGATGCGTCTTCGATCCTGTACGTCGGCGATCGGCCCGACAACGATGTACGCCCGGCCAAGGAGGCCGGTATGAAGACGTGCCTGATCCGGCGCGGTCCGTGGGGTTACATCCTCGACATGCCAGCCGTGTCTGAGCAGTGCCTGTTCCGCATCGATTCGCTGGACGAACTTCCGAGCCTGGTTGAGAAGCACAACGCGGAAAGCGGCTAA